In one Rutidosis leptorrhynchoides isolate AG116_Rl617_1_P2 chromosome 8, CSIRO_AGI_Rlap_v1, whole genome shotgun sequence genomic region, the following are encoded:
- the LOC139862567 gene encoding uncharacterized protein: MMMALQCNLYSQFSNKLNKASSTQQFSPLFISNNRSLSTRENLSFFISKIPKLSNNRVVCALNFEEKVGGSSYSGTDAFKLTYLEGNSWLWEVGGVKILVDPVLVGNLDFGIPFLYDASKKYLKEFKLSDLPEVDCLLITQSLDDHCHLKTLKPLSKQLTNVKVIATPNAKVLIDPLFSNVIYLEPGENTEIQTRNGSKLKVKATPGPVLGPPWQRPENGYIVTSPQGELSLYYEPHCVYNKELIGKEKADIIITPVIKQLLPGLTLVSGQEDAVQLAKLLRCKYVVSMRNGDLEGKGVLTTLIKSDGTLESFKELLLRELPDVKTLEPIPGVPLDISSS, from the exons atgATGATGGCTCTCCAATGTAACCTGTATTCTCAATTTTCCAACAAATTAAACAAAGCATCATCAACACAACAATTTTCCCCATTATTCATCTCCAACAATCGCTCATTATCAACTAGGGAAAATTTATCGTTTTTCATATCCAAAATCCCAAAGCTCTCCAACAATAG GGTTGTTTGTGCTTTGAATTTTGAAGAGAAAGTGGGTGGATCCAGTTATAGCGGAACTGATGCATTCAAGCTAACTTACTTGGAG GGAAATAGTTGGTTATGGGAGGTTGGTGGAGTGAAGATTTTAGTTGATCCAGTATTGGTCGGTAATTTGGATTTTGGAATACCTTTCCTTTATGATGCTAGCAAGAAATACTTGAAGGAATTCAAG CTATCAGATCTTCCTGAAGTCGATTGCTTATTGATTACGCAAAGCCTTGATGATCATTGTCATCTAAAAACATTGAAGCCACTCTCTAAACAATTGACCAATGTTAAAGTAATAGCCACTCCAAATGCAAAAGTCCTAATAGATCCTCTATTCAGCAAT GTTATATATTTGGAACCTGGCGAAAACACTGAAATACAAACAAGAAACGGTTCAAAACTCAAAGTAAAGGCTACCCCTGGGCCTGTTCTTGGTCCTCCTTGGCAACGGCCCGAAAATGG GTATATTGTCACTTCGCCACAAGGGGAGTTGAGTCTTTACTATGAACCACATTGCGTATACAACAAGGAGCTTATCGGCAAGGAAAAAGCCGATATCATCATTACACCTGTAATTAAGCAACTTTTACCCGGTCTTACATTAGTGTCCGGACAAGAAGATGCTGTTCAACTTGCAAAATTACTACGTTGCAA ATATGTTGTATCAATGAGAAATGGAGATCTTGAAGGTAAAGGTGTTCTTACAACTTTAATAAAGTCTGATGGAACCTTAGAATCATTTAAG GAACTTTTATTAAGAGAACTACCGGATGTAAAGACGCTAGAGCCCATTCCTGGTGTACCCCTCGATATATCGTCATCTTAA